The following are from one region of the Hymenobacter sp. YIM 151858-1 genome:
- a CDS encoding methylmalonyl-CoA mutase family protein, with the protein MHPAPVAPYKPQNHVRIVTAAALFDGHDAAINIMRRIIQASGAEVIHLGHNRSVQEIVDCAIQEDAQAIAITSYQGGHNEFFKYMYDLLKERGAGHIKIFGGGGGVILPSEIEELHGYGITRIYSPDDGRAMGLQGMINDLLEKADFPTGKNLNGEAKHVKEKDALSLGRLISAAENFPEEYEKVKQQLVAEFQQSENGAESNNSQTPTLANSQTKKAPILGITGTGGAGKSSLVDELVRRFLLDFPDKTIAIISVDPSKRKTGGALLGDRIRMNAINNPRVYMRSLATRQSNLALSKYVQDAVDVVRAADFDLIILETSGIGQSDTEIIEHSDASLYVMTPEYGAATQLEKIDMLDFADVIALNKFDKRGAQDALRDVRKQYQRNHQLWDRPTDELPVYGTIASQFNDPGMNRLYRAVLATIERKTGATFSSQLETSEAASEKVYIIPPHRTRYLSEITETIRQYDQWVDKQAETAQQLYGIQRSIEAVRSLGSGGATAHGAGGSSSHGPQPAELATGLEKAFEEIKLRLDGQNWRLLETWPQKVAAYKAPEFIFKVRDKEIRIKTHSETLSHLQVPKVATPRYEAWGDLLKWMLQENVPGEFPYTAGVFPFKREGEDPTRMFAGEGGPERTNRRFHYVSAGLPAKRLSTAFDSVTLYGEDPDLRPDIYGKIGNSGVSICCLDDAKKLYSGFNLADPVTSVSMTINGPAATLAAFFMNAAIDQQCELYIKQHGLEAEVDEKIKQIYQALGQERPRYQGQLPEGNDGLGLMLLGVTGDQVLPAEVYQEIKARTLSQVRGTVQADILKEDQAQNTCIFSTEFSLRLMGDVQQYFITNKVRNFYSVSISGYHIAEAGANPITQLALTLSNGFTFVEYYVSRGMDVNDFAPNLSFFFSNGMDPEYSVMGRVARRIWAKAMKLKYSANSRSQMLKYHIQTSGRSLHAQEIDFNDIRTTLQALYAIYDNCNSLHTNAYDEAITTPTEESVRRAMAIQLIINRELGLAKNENPLQGSFIIEELTDLVEEAVMAEFDRITERGGVLGAMETMYQRGKIQEESLYYEMQKHTGELPIIGVNTFLSSKGSPTVQPAEVIRATEEEKQYQISMLQNLHTRNRDTADNALKRLQQKAVQNENLFEELMETVKSCSLGQITNALFEVGGQYRRNM; encoded by the coding sequence ATGCACCCAGCTCCCGTAGCTCCTTATAAACCACAAAACCACGTCCGCATCGTAACGGCGGCGGCGTTGTTCGACGGCCACGACGCGGCCATCAACATCATGCGCCGCATCATCCAAGCCTCAGGTGCCGAAGTAATTCACCTAGGGCACAACCGTTCGGTGCAGGAAATCGTCGACTGCGCCATTCAGGAAGACGCCCAAGCCATTGCTATTACCTCGTACCAGGGCGGCCACAACGAGTTCTTCAAATACATGTACGACCTGCTCAAGGAGCGGGGCGCCGGCCACATCAAAATATTTGGTGGCGGCGGCGGGGTAATTCTGCCCTCCGAAATTGAAGAGCTGCACGGCTACGGCATTACGCGCATCTACTCGCCCGACGACGGCCGCGCCATGGGCCTGCAGGGCATGATCAACGACCTGCTCGAAAAGGCCGACTTCCCGACGGGCAAAAACCTGAACGGCGAAGCCAAGCACGTAAAGGAGAAAGACGCCCTGAGCCTAGGTCGCCTCATCTCGGCTGCCGAGAACTTCCCCGAGGAGTACGAGAAGGTGAAGCAACAGCTGGTTGCCGAGTTCCAGCAGAGCGAGAACGGAGCTGAGTCGAACAACTCACAAACTCCCACCCTCGCTAACTCTCAAACTAAGAAGGCTCCCATCCTAGGTATCACCGGTACCGGCGGTGCCGGTAAGTCGTCGTTGGTGGATGAGCTGGTGCGCCGCTTCCTGCTCGACTTCCCCGACAAGACCATTGCCATCATTTCGGTCGACCCCTCGAAGCGCAAAACCGGCGGCGCCCTCCTTGGCGACCGTATCCGGATGAACGCCATCAACAACCCGCGCGTGTATATGCGCAGCCTTGCCACCCGCCAGAGCAACCTGGCCCTGAGCAAGTATGTGCAGGACGCCGTGGACGTGGTGCGCGCCGCCGATTTCGACCTGATCATTCTCGAAACTTCGGGCATTGGCCAGAGCGATACCGAAATCATCGAGCACTCCGATGCCAGCCTCTACGTGATGACGCCCGAGTACGGCGCCGCCACGCAGCTGGAGAAAATCGATATGCTCGATTTCGCCGATGTCATCGCGCTAAACAAGTTCGATAAGCGCGGCGCTCAGGATGCCCTGCGCGACGTACGCAAGCAGTACCAGCGCAACCACCAGCTCTGGGACCGTCCGACGGACGAGTTGCCCGTATACGGCACCATTGCTTCGCAATTCAACGACCCGGGCATGAACCGCCTGTACCGGGCCGTGCTGGCAACCATCGAGCGGAAAACCGGGGCTACTTTCAGCTCGCAGCTCGAAACTTCGGAGGCTGCCAGCGAAAAGGTGTATATCATTCCGCCCCACCGCACGCGTTATCTCTCCGAAATCACCGAAACGATTCGTCAGTATGACCAGTGGGTCGATAAACAAGCCGAAACCGCTCAGCAACTCTACGGAATCCAGCGAAGCATCGAAGCCGTTCGAAGCCTCGGCAGCGGAGGAGCAACCGCTCACGGAGCCGGGGGGAGCAGCAGCCACGGACCCCAACCAGCCGAACTCGCAACCGGCCTGGAGAAAGCCTTCGAGGAAATCAAGCTCCGGCTGGACGGGCAAAACTGGCGACTCCTGGAGACCTGGCCGCAAAAAGTAGCCGCCTACAAAGCCCCGGAGTTCATCTTTAAGGTGCGCGACAAGGAAATCCGCATCAAAACGCACTCCGAAACCCTCTCGCACCTGCAAGTGCCCAAAGTGGCCACCCCACGCTACGAGGCCTGGGGCGACCTGCTGAAGTGGATGCTGCAGGAAAACGTACCGGGCGAGTTTCCCTACACCGCCGGCGTGTTCCCCTTCAAGCGCGAAGGCGAAGACCCCACGCGTATGTTTGCCGGCGAAGGTGGCCCCGAGCGCACTAACCGCCGCTTCCACTACGTATCGGCTGGCCTGCCCGCCAAGCGCCTGAGCACGGCGTTTGACTCGGTAACGCTCTACGGCGAAGACCCCGACCTGCGCCCCGACATTTACGGCAAGATTGGCAACTCGGGCGTGAGCATCTGCTGCCTCGACGACGCCAAGAAGCTGTACTCCGGCTTCAACCTCGCCGACCCGGTTACCTCGGTGTCGATGACCATCAACGGCCCGGCCGCTACGCTAGCTGCTTTCTTTATGAACGCCGCCATCGATCAGCAGTGCGAGCTGTACATCAAGCAGCATGGCTTGGAGGCTGAGGTTGACGAGAAGATCAAACAGATCTACCAGGCCCTGGGTCAGGAGCGCCCGCGCTACCAAGGCCAGCTGCCCGAGGGCAACGACGGCCTAGGTCTGATGCTGCTCGGCGTAACCGGCGACCAGGTGCTGCCCGCCGAGGTGTACCAGGAAATCAAAGCCCGCACGCTCTCGCAAGTACGCGGCACCGTGCAGGCCGACATCCTGAAGGAAGACCAGGCCCAGAACACCTGCATCTTCTCCACGGAGTTCTCGCTGCGCCTCATGGGCGACGTGCAGCAGTACTTCATCACCAATAAGGTGCGGAACTTCTACTCCGTATCGATTTCGGGCTACCACATTGCCGAGGCCGGCGCCAACCCCATTACCCAGCTGGCCCTCACGCTCTCCAACGGCTTCACCTTCGTGGAGTACTACGTGAGCCGCGGCATGGATGTGAACGACTTCGCTCCCAACCTGTCGTTCTTCTTCTCGAACGGCATGGACCCCGAGTACTCGGTGATGGGCCGCGTGGCACGCCGCATCTGGGCCAAGGCCATGAAGCTGAAGTACAGCGCCAACTCCCGCTCGCAGATGTTGAAATACCACATCCAGACCTCGGGCCGCTCCTTGCACGCGCAGGAAATCGACTTCAACGATATCCGCACCACGCTGCAGGCGCTGTACGCCATCTACGACAACTGCAACTCGCTGCACACCAACGCCTACGACGAGGCCATTACCACGCCTACCGAAGAGTCGGTGCGCCGGGCCATGGCCATTCAGCTCATCATCAACCGCGAGCTGGGCTTGGCCAAGAACGAGAACCCGCTGCAGGGCTCGTTCATCATCGAGGAACTGACCGACCTGGTGGAGGAAGCCGTAATGGCCGAGTTCGACCGCATCACGGAGCGCGGCGGCGTGCTGGGCGCCATGGAAACCATGTACCAGCGCGGCAAAATCCAGGAGGAAAGCCTCTACTACGAGATGCAGAAGCACACCGGCGAGCTGCCCATCATCGGCGTGAACACCTTCCTCTCTTCGAAAGGCTCGCCCACGGTGCAGCCGGCCGAGGTTATCCGCGCCACCGAGGAGGAAAAGCAGTACCAGATTTCGATGCTGCAGAACCTGCACACCCGCAACCGCGACACGGCAGATAATGCCCTGAAGCGCCTGCAGCAGAAGGCCGTGCAGAACGAGAACCTCTTTGAGGAGCTGATGGAAACGGTGAAGTCCTGCTCGCTTGGGCAGATTACCAATGCGCTGTTTGAAGTTGGCGGTCAGTACCGGCGGAATATGTAG
- a CDS encoding REP-associated tyrosine transposase produces MSEKYKIRDSRQLYFVSFATVNWIDVFTRRLYNDIFVDSLRYCQRHKGLEVYAWCLMTNHAHLIISSEKDSLSAILRDLKRHTAKTILQAIQQNQQESRREWMLWMFERAGQRNSHNEQYQFWQQGNHPIELYSNELRHQRLDYLHRNPVVAGFVDAPEDFQYSSARNYAGRSGLLDVLLIQ; encoded by the coding sequence ATGAGTGAGAAATACAAGATTCGGGATTCGCGGCAGCTCTACTTTGTGTCCTTCGCCACCGTCAACTGGATTGATGTCTTTACGCGGCGACTTTATAACGACATCTTCGTGGACAGCCTGCGCTACTGCCAGCGGCACAAAGGGCTGGAGGTGTACGCGTGGTGCCTGATGACCAATCATGCCCATCTGATTATCAGCAGCGAGAAGGACAGCCTGTCGGCCATCCTGCGTGACTTGAAGCGGCACACCGCCAAAACCATTCTGCAAGCCATCCAGCAAAACCAGCAGGAAAGCCGCCGCGAGTGGATGCTGTGGATGTTCGAACGCGCCGGCCAGCGCAACAGCCACAACGAGCAGTACCAGTTTTGGCAGCAGGGCAACCACCCCATCGAGCTTTATTCCAATGAGCTGCGCCACCAACGACTCGATTATTTACATCGTAATCCGGTAGTTGCTGGGTTCGTGGACGCACCCGAAGACTTTCAGTACAGCAGTGCTCGTAACTATGCCGGTCGCTCCGGCTTATTGGATGTATTGCTGATTCAGTAG